One window from the genome of Salvelinus sp. IW2-2015 linkage group LG30, ASM291031v2, whole genome shotgun sequence encodes:
- the tpm3 gene encoding tropomyosin alpha-3 chain isoform X1 yields MEAVKKKMLMLKLDKENALDAAEQADTDKKAAEERSKQHEDELLQMQKKLKGTEDELDKYSEALKDAQEKLEVADKKAADAEAEVASLNRRIQLVEEELDRAQERLATALQKLEEAEKAADESERGMKVIENRALKDEEKMELQEIQLKEAKHIAEEADRKYEEVARKLLIIEGDHERTEERAELAEAKCAELEEELKNVTNNLKSLEAQAEKYSQKEDKYEEEIKILTDKLKEAETRAEFAERSVAKLEKTIDDLEDELYAQKLKYKAISEELDHALNDMTSI; encoded by the exons ATGGAGGCAGTCAAGAAGAAGATGCTTATGTTGAAGCTGGATAAGGAGAATGCTCTGGACGCGGCAGAACAAGCCGATACTGACAAGAAGGCAGCCGAGGAGAGGAGCAAGCAG cacgaGGATGAGTTGCTGCAGATGCAAAAGAAGCTGAAGGGAACTGAGGATGAGCTGGACAAATACTCTGAGGCCTTGAAGGATGCCCAGGAGAAATTGGAGGTTGCGGACAAGAAGGCCGCAGAT GCTGAGGCTGAAGTTGCTTCCCTGAACAGGCGCATCCAGCTGGTTGAGGAGGAGTTGGACAGGGCCCAGGAGAGACTGGCGACCGCTCTGCAGAAActggaggaggcagagaaggCTGCGGATGAAAGTGAGAG GGGCATGAAGGTGATTGAGAACAGGGCCCTGAAGGATGAGGAGAAGATGGAGCTACAGGAGATCCAGCTGAAAGAGGCCAAGCACATTGCTGAGGAGGCTGACCGCAAGTACGAGGAG GTGGCTCGTAAGCTGCTGATCATCGAGGGGGATCACGAGCgcacagaggagagggcagagctTGCTGAGGC TAAATGTGCTGAACTGGAGGAGGAGCTGAAAAACGTCACCAATAACCTTAAGTCCCTGGAGGCCCAGGCAGAGAAG TACTCCCAGAAGGAGGACAAGTATGAGGAAGAGATCAAGATCCTGACTGACAAGCTCAAAGAG GCTGAGACTCGTGCTGAGTTTGCTGAGAGGTCTGTGGCCAAGCTGGAAAAGACCATAGATGATCTGGAAG ATGAGCTATATGCACAGAAACTCAAGTATAAGGCCATTAGCGAGGAGTTGGACCATGCCCTCAATGACATGACCTCCAT ATAA
- the tpm3 gene encoding tropomyosin alpha-3 chain isoform X5 — MSGNNSIDAVKRKIKVLQQQADEAEERAELLQRQVEVEKTSREQAEAEVASLNRRIQLVEEELDRAQERLATALQKLEEAEKAADESERGMKVIENRALKDEEKMELQEIQLKEAKHIAEEADRKYEEVARKLLIIEGDHERTEERAELAEAKCAELEEELKNVTNNLKSLEAQAEKYSQKEDKYEEEIKILTDKLKEAETRAEFAERSVAKLEKTIDDLEDELYAQKLKYKAISEELDHALNDMTSI; from the exons ATGTCTGGAAACAACAGTATCGACGCGGTTAAGCGAAAGATCAAAGTTTTACAGCAACAGGCAGATGAAGCCGAAGAGCGAGCTGAACTTCTTCAGAGACAGGTCGAGGTGGAGAAAACATCAAGAGAACAg GCTGAGGCTGAAGTTGCTTCCCTGAACAGGCGCATCCAGCTGGTTGAGGAGGAGTTGGACAGGGCCCAGGAGAGACTGGCGACCGCTCTGCAGAAActggaggaggcagagaaggCTGCGGATGAAAGTGAGAG GGGCATGAAGGTGATTGAGAACAGGGCCCTGAAGGATGAGGAGAAGATGGAGCTACAGGAGATCCAGCTGAAAGAGGCCAAGCACATTGCTGAGGAGGCTGACCGCAAGTACGAGGAG GTGGCTCGTAAGCTGCTGATCATCGAGGGGGATCACGAGCgcacagaggagagggcagagctTGCTGAGGC TAAATGTGCTGAACTGGAGGAGGAGCTGAAAAACGTCACCAATAACCTTAAGTCCCTGGAGGCCCAGGCAGAGAAG TACTCCCAGAAGGAGGACAAGTATGAGGAAGAGATCAAGATCCTGACTGACAAGCTCAAAGAG GCTGAGACTCGTGCTGAGTTTGCTGAGAGGTCTGTGGCCAAGCTGGAAAAGACCATAGATGATCTGGAAG ATGAGCTATATGCACAGAAACTCAAGTATAAGGCCATTAGCGAGGAGTTGGACCATGCCCTCAATGACATGACCTCCAT ATAA
- the tpm3 gene encoding tropomyosin alpha-3 chain isoform X2, with protein MEAVKKKMLMLKLDKENALDAAEQADTDKKAAEERSKQHEDELLQMQKKLKGTEDELDKYSEALKDAQEKLEVADKKAADAEAEVASLNRRIQLVEEELDRAQERLATALQKLEEAEKAADESERGMKVIENRALKDEEKMELQEIQLKEAKHIAEEADRKYEEVARKLLIIEGDHERTEERAELAEAKARALEEELRGFDQSLKSLQASEDQYSQKEDKYEEEIKILTDKLKEAETRAEFAERSVAKLEKTIDDLEDELYAQKLKYKAISEELDHALNDMTSI; from the exons ATGGAGGCAGTCAAGAAGAAGATGCTTATGTTGAAGCTGGATAAGGAGAATGCTCTGGACGCGGCAGAACAAGCCGATACTGACAAGAAGGCAGCCGAGGAGAGGAGCAAGCAG cacgaGGATGAGTTGCTGCAGATGCAAAAGAAGCTGAAGGGAACTGAGGATGAGCTGGACAAATACTCTGAGGCCTTGAAGGATGCCCAGGAGAAATTGGAGGTTGCGGACAAGAAGGCCGCAGAT GCTGAGGCTGAAGTTGCTTCCCTGAACAGGCGCATCCAGCTGGTTGAGGAGGAGTTGGACAGGGCCCAGGAGAGACTGGCGACCGCTCTGCAGAAActggaggaggcagagaaggCTGCGGATGAAAGTGAGAG GGGCATGAAGGTGATTGAGAACAGGGCCCTGAAGGATGAGGAGAAGATGGAGCTACAGGAGATCCAGCTGAAAGAGGCCAAGCACATTGCTGAGGAGGCTGACCGCAAGTACGAGGAG GTGGCTCGTAAGCTGCTGATCATCGAGGGGGATCACGAGCgcacagaggagagggcagagctTGCTGAGGC CAAAGCCAGGGCCCTGGAGGAGGAGCTGAGGGGTTTCGACCAATCGCTGAAGTCCCTGCAGGCCTCTGAAGACCAG TACTCCCAGAAGGAGGACAAGTATGAGGAAGAGATCAAGATCCTGACTGACAAGCTCAAAGAG GCTGAGACTCGTGCTGAGTTTGCTGAGAGGTCTGTGGCCAAGCTGGAAAAGACCATAGATGATCTGGAAG ATGAGCTATATGCACAGAAACTCAAGTATAAGGCCATTAGCGAGGAGTTGGACCATGCCCTCAATGACATGACCTCCAT ATAA
- the tpm3 gene encoding tropomyosin alpha-3 chain isoform X6, with protein sequence MSGNNSIDAVKRKIKVLQQQADEAEERAELLQRQVEVEKTSREQAEAEVASLNRRIQLVEEELDRAQERLATALQKLEEAEKAADESERGMKVIENRALKDEEKMELQEIQLKEAKHIAEEADRKYEEVARKLLIIEGDHERTEERAELAEAKARALEEELRGFDQSLKSLQASEDQYSQKEDKYEEEIKILTDKLKEAETRAEFAERSVAKLEKTIDDLEDELYAQKLKYKAISEELDHALNDMTSI encoded by the exons ATGTCTGGAAACAACAGTATCGACGCGGTTAAGCGAAAGATCAAAGTTTTACAGCAACAGGCAGATGAAGCCGAAGAGCGAGCTGAACTTCTTCAGAGACAGGTCGAGGTGGAGAAAACATCAAGAGAACAg GCTGAGGCTGAAGTTGCTTCCCTGAACAGGCGCATCCAGCTGGTTGAGGAGGAGTTGGACAGGGCCCAGGAGAGACTGGCGACCGCTCTGCAGAAActggaggaggcagagaaggCTGCGGATGAAAGTGAGAG GGGCATGAAGGTGATTGAGAACAGGGCCCTGAAGGATGAGGAGAAGATGGAGCTACAGGAGATCCAGCTGAAAGAGGCCAAGCACATTGCTGAGGAGGCTGACCGCAAGTACGAGGAG GTGGCTCGTAAGCTGCTGATCATCGAGGGGGATCACGAGCgcacagaggagagggcagagctTGCTGAGGC CAAAGCCAGGGCCCTGGAGGAGGAGCTGAGGGGTTTCGACCAATCGCTGAAGTCCCTGCAGGCCTCTGAAGACCAG TACTCCCAGAAGGAGGACAAGTATGAGGAAGAGATCAAGATCCTGACTGACAAGCTCAAAGAG GCTGAGACTCGTGCTGAGTTTGCTGAGAGGTCTGTGGCCAAGCTGGAAAAGACCATAGATGATCTGGAAG ATGAGCTATATGCACAGAAACTCAAGTATAAGGCCATTAGCGAGGAGTTGGACCATGCCCTCAATGACATGACCTCCAT ATAA
- the tpm3 gene encoding tropomyosin alpha-3 chain isoform X3, whose product MEAVKKKMLMLKLDKENALDAAEQADTDKKAAEERSKQHEDELLQMQKKLKGTEDELDKYSEALKDAQEKLEVADKKAADAEAEVASLNRRIQLVEEELDRAQERLATALQKLEEAEKAADESERGMKVIENRALKDEEKMELQEIQLKEAKHIAEEADRKYEEVARKLLIIEGDHERTEERAELAEAKCAELEEELKNVTNNLKSLEAQAEKYSQKEDKYEEEIKILTDKLKEAETRAEFAERSVAKLEKTIDDLEERLANAKEENLKIHATLDQTLQDLNSF is encoded by the exons ATGGAGGCAGTCAAGAAGAAGATGCTTATGTTGAAGCTGGATAAGGAGAATGCTCTGGACGCGGCAGAACAAGCCGATACTGACAAGAAGGCAGCCGAGGAGAGGAGCAAGCAG cacgaGGATGAGTTGCTGCAGATGCAAAAGAAGCTGAAGGGAACTGAGGATGAGCTGGACAAATACTCTGAGGCCTTGAAGGATGCCCAGGAGAAATTGGAGGTTGCGGACAAGAAGGCCGCAGAT GCTGAGGCTGAAGTTGCTTCCCTGAACAGGCGCATCCAGCTGGTTGAGGAGGAGTTGGACAGGGCCCAGGAGAGACTGGCGACCGCTCTGCAGAAActggaggaggcagagaaggCTGCGGATGAAAGTGAGAG GGGCATGAAGGTGATTGAGAACAGGGCCCTGAAGGATGAGGAGAAGATGGAGCTACAGGAGATCCAGCTGAAAGAGGCCAAGCACATTGCTGAGGAGGCTGACCGCAAGTACGAGGAG GTGGCTCGTAAGCTGCTGATCATCGAGGGGGATCACGAGCgcacagaggagagggcagagctTGCTGAGGC TAAATGTGCTGAACTGGAGGAGGAGCTGAAAAACGTCACCAATAACCTTAAGTCCCTGGAGGCCCAGGCAGAGAAG TACTCCCAGAAGGAGGACAAGTATGAGGAAGAGATCAAGATCCTGACTGACAAGCTCAAAGAG GCTGAGACTCGTGCTGAGTTTGCTGAGAGGTCTGTGGCCAAGCTGGAAAAGACCATAGATGATCTGGAAG
- the tpm3 gene encoding tropomyosin alpha-3 chain isoform X4: MEAVKKKMLMLKLDKENALDAAEQADTDKKAAEERSKQHEDELLQMQKKLKGTEDELDKYSEALKDAQEKLEVADKKAADAEAEVASLNRRIQLVEEELDRAQERLATALQKLEEAEKAADESERGMKVIENRALKDEEKMELQEIQLKEAKHIAEEADRKYEEVARKLLIIEGDHERTEERAELAEAKARALEEELRGFDQSLKSLQASEDQYSQKEDKYEEEIKILTDKLKEAETRAEFAERSVAKLEKTIDDLEERLANAKEENLKIHATLDQTLQDLNSF; this comes from the exons ATGGAGGCAGTCAAGAAGAAGATGCTTATGTTGAAGCTGGATAAGGAGAATGCTCTGGACGCGGCAGAACAAGCCGATACTGACAAGAAGGCAGCCGAGGAGAGGAGCAAGCAG cacgaGGATGAGTTGCTGCAGATGCAAAAGAAGCTGAAGGGAACTGAGGATGAGCTGGACAAATACTCTGAGGCCTTGAAGGATGCCCAGGAGAAATTGGAGGTTGCGGACAAGAAGGCCGCAGAT GCTGAGGCTGAAGTTGCTTCCCTGAACAGGCGCATCCAGCTGGTTGAGGAGGAGTTGGACAGGGCCCAGGAGAGACTGGCGACCGCTCTGCAGAAActggaggaggcagagaaggCTGCGGATGAAAGTGAGAG GGGCATGAAGGTGATTGAGAACAGGGCCCTGAAGGATGAGGAGAAGATGGAGCTACAGGAGATCCAGCTGAAAGAGGCCAAGCACATTGCTGAGGAGGCTGACCGCAAGTACGAGGAG GTGGCTCGTAAGCTGCTGATCATCGAGGGGGATCACGAGCgcacagaggagagggcagagctTGCTGAGGC CAAAGCCAGGGCCCTGGAGGAGGAGCTGAGGGGTTTCGACCAATCGCTGAAGTCCCTGCAGGCCTCTGAAGACCAG TACTCCCAGAAGGAGGACAAGTATGAGGAAGAGATCAAGATCCTGACTGACAAGCTCAAAGAG GCTGAGACTCGTGCTGAGTTTGCTGAGAGGTCTGTGGCCAAGCTGGAAAAGACCATAGATGATCTGGAAG